ATGTTGCGGGTCGTGCGGATGAGTAGCTGGTAGCCTAGCTGTTTTTCTAGTTCTTGTAAGCGCCTACTAACCTTGGATCGCTGTAATCCATTGGCCTTTGCGGCTGAACTTATCCCTTGATGTCGTACTGTTTGCACAAATAAATTGATATCGTCGAAGCTTGGCATCTGTTAATCCATAAGCTATTGCTGGCTATGTGATGTACCGTCCTACTTTTAGGACGCTTATGGCCTATGATACAGGCTATTTGTAACAAAACTAGTAGTATATAATGGTCTGCTAAGATGAAAAGGAGATAGTATGGAGCTTGCAGAGAAAAAATTCAGACGTTGGATGACGGTGCTGATCATCATGTTCGTGGTGACTTTCCTCTATTTGGTTATGGCCGATCGCTATGCTCCAATGACGACAGAGAGTCGGGTACAGGGCTTTGTCGTGCAATTAGCCCCTGAAGTTTCGGGCTATATAACCCAAGTGGATGTCATCAATAACCAGCTGGTTAAGTCTGGAGACCAGTTGTTCAGCATAGATGACCGTAAGTTTAAGTTAGCAGTTACTATGGCTGAGTTGAATTTAAAGCAGGCCATCGAGGGCGAGTCGTCACTTTATGCTCAAGCCGCAGCGGCGAAAGCGAACATAACCACAAGTACCGCAGCAGCTGACAATGCCCTTAGGGATTATCAAAGAATATCTAAGTTGTCGACTACTGGTGCAGTTTCTGAGTCTCAGCTTGATTCGACCAGAACACTGAGAGATGAAAGCTCGGCGAAACTAGTTGCAGCTAAGGCCCAGCTCAAGGCCATCGAGACTCAGCTTGGCGGTGGTGAGGGGGACAGTAGCCTAGTACACTCGGCAGAGACGAGTTTAGCTCAAGCTAAGTTAGATTTCTCACACACTCTGATAAAAGCGCCCAGTGACGGTGTGGTAACTAATCTACAACTACATAAAGGCAGTTTTGCCAGCACTAACCAGCCTCTTCTCACATTTATTCCTACGGATTCTCTGTGGATCACCGCCGATTTCAGAGAGAAGGCCACTTCCATGCTGAAACCTGGCATGGAAGCTGAAGTCACCTTCGATGGCATTCCCGGGGAAATCTTGACCTTAGAGGTGTCCAGTCGTGATTTTGGTGTGGCATCGGCTCAGCAAGTTGCTAATGGTCAGCTGTCATCGGTCGTGACCAGTAATCGTTGGGTTCGTGATGCCCAGAGAGTCAGGGTTAACTTCAAGCCTGACACTCAACTGCCAGATAATTTATTTGTCGGTTCTCGTGCAACGGTTGTTATTTACCCAACCGATAATATAGTGTTTAATTTCTTTGGTGGACTACTTATACGCATGGTGAGTCTATTCCATTATGTGTATTGATCACGGATCAATTTAGACTGGAACGAGTAAAAAGGTAACTAGGATGTCACCATCAAAAAGTAAGCCAGTTAAAAGAGAAACTACGACCCGTGTGATCCAGGGAGTCAGCGTTACTCTGCTGCTTGCTGCTGTTTTTGAACCTGTTGAAGCCCTGTTTATTCGCGCTATCACTATGGTTTATTTTCTGTTTTAGACTGAGTATTTTTTGGAGGTAAGATGAAACCATTAAGGATCTGGTTTGCCTGTGTGTTGGGCGTTACCATAAGTACACTCCTTGGGTGGTCAAATGCCATGTTTATGGCCTTGTTTCCTGTGTTTGTCTTAGTGAATCTGAATAGATGGAATACCGGATTATTTGTTCAGTTTATATTGAGTGTATTATGGGTGGGTATTCAGGTGAGCCTAATCATCGGATTTTTGCAGCCTTACCCAGTGCTGATGCTAATAGCCGTTGGTATAATGCTACTCTTCAAGTGCTTTGCTATGCGGAGTAAGTCGACCTACTTATTTGGTTACATAGGCCTGTTGATAGGTTCTATATTTCTCAATTTCGGTAGCTACCAAGCATTCGATTTAGAAAACTTCATTGTAGGGATCTGGATTGCCACTCTAATGACTGTGCCTATCTGTGGTCTGGCTTTTTATTGTTTCCCTGATCCGGTAGTTGATAAGCCCACAATGAGCGTACAAGCACAAGATAGAGATCCCCAAGCCATATTGGAACAAACTGCCTTGGGGTGGTTGGTCGCTATGGCGGCGTTTATCGTTTTTCAGGTGGCTAACCTGAATGACTCCCTATCGGCCCAGGCGAGTATCTTGGTCATACTGGCTCCTATGACGCTGGTGGGCTCCGCAATGGCGGCAAAAATTCGCATCATAGGCACAGTGGCCGGTTGTATGGCTGGCATGGCCATTCAACTAGTGCTCTATAATATGTCCGATAACCCTGTACTCTATATTTTGTCATATGCCATCGCCGCGGGGATCTTCTGTCGCTGGTTAGCTAAGGATGCTGTATGGGCGGGAATAGGTTTCTCAGCCATCTCGGCGCTGACGATTCCTTTGACTAAAACTTTAGTGCCTGGACAGCAAGACGCCTTCTTCGCCATCATTTATCGAACTAGCTCTATTTTGGTCGCTGTTGTCGCCACTTCTGTGATGATCTGGTTGGCTTATAAGTTGATCAAGGCGATGCCTTGGTTGTGTTCGGTATCAGTACCTGTATTAGGACAAGAACCGGGACAAGAAGCTGTTTCTGTATTAGAGCAAGAGAAAAGTTAAATAATCGACTCTATTATTTATCCAAACCTAGCCAATTCTGGTCGCTGTTGTCGCCACTTCTGTGATGATCTGGTTGGCTTATAAGTTGATCAAGGCGATGCCTTGGCTGTGTTCTGTATCAGTACCTGTATTAGGACAAGAACCGGGACAAGAAGCTGTTTCTGTATTAGAGCAAGAGAAAAGTTAAATAATCGACTCGCTTGTTTAGCTAACCAAGGCCAGCACACTGCCAGATAAACAATTAAATCATCGAATTTAATTGTTTATCTGGATATAGCCCATCATTACTAAGTCTTTATCTTGGCTGGTGTATTTATCAAAAAGCTGTTGGATATCATTTGGGGCTTGGATATCTTGGCTAAATCCATGATTTTGGTAAAATCCCACCAAGTGTGGCAGAGCAAACAGATAGGTTTCGTTTGATAGCAGTTTATCTGCTATTCCATTCAAGACTTGATGACCTATGCCTTTGCCTCTGTGGTCCGGATGTACCAGCATACCTATCAGTAAGTTAAATTCTCCGATAGGCCTAAGCCTAATAGCTGCAATAATCTGCTTAGCTTTGATGTCTGAGTCATAGTGACAAGTGTGCTGATCATCATTTATCTGTTTTGCTTTGATGCCAGAGTCTGGAGACAAAGTTTCAACATCATTTATCAATAAGGCTATCTGCTCTTTTCGACTAATACGTGCGTAGGGCATGTAACTGCGGTAAAAGCCATAGACGCCTCTGCGATTTTGATTGTCTAGCCAAATTAATTGCAATTTGTATGTCTCATAGGTGC
This portion of the Shewanella violacea DSS12 genome encodes:
- a CDS encoding HlyD family secretion protein is translated as MELAEKKFRRWMTVLIIMFVVTFLYLVMADRYAPMTTESRVQGFVVQLAPEVSGYITQVDVINNQLVKSGDQLFSIDDRKFKLAVTMAELNLKQAIEGESSLYAQAAAAKANITTSTAAADNALRDYQRISKLSTTGAVSESQLDSTRTLRDESSAKLVAAKAQLKAIETQLGGGEGDSSLVHSAETSLAQAKLDFSHTLIKAPSDGVVTNLQLHKGSFASTNQPLLTFIPTDSLWITADFREKATSMLKPGMEAEVTFDGIPGEILTLEVSSRDFGVASAQQVANGQLSSVVTSNRWVRDAQRVRVNFKPDTQLPDNLFVGSRATVVIYPTDNIVFNFFGGLLIRMVSLFHYVY
- a CDS encoding DUF2955 domain-containing protein; the protein is MKPLRIWFACVLGVTISTLLGWSNAMFMALFPVFVLVNLNRWNTGLFVQFILSVLWVGIQVSLIIGFLQPYPVLMLIAVGIMLLFKCFAMRSKSTYLFGYIGLLIGSIFLNFGSYQAFDLENFIVGIWIATLMTVPICGLAFYCFPDPVVDKPTMSVQAQDRDPQAILEQTALGWLVAMAAFIVFQVANLNDSLSAQASILVILAPMTLVGSAMAAKIRIIGTVAGCMAGMAIQLVLYNMSDNPVLYILSYAIAAGIFCRWLAKDAVWAGIGFSAISALTIPLTKTLVPGQQDAFFAIIYRTSSILVAVVATSVMIWLAYKLIKAMPWLCSVSVPVLGQEPGQEAVSVLEQEKS
- a CDS encoding GNAT family N-acetyltransferase, whose protein sequence is MQLIWLDNQNRRGVYGFYRSYMPYARISRKEQIALLINDVETLSPDSGIKAKQINDDQHTCHYDSDIKAKQIIAAIRLRPIGEFNLLIGMLVHPDHRGKGIGHQVLNGIADKLLSNETYLFALPHLVGFYQNHGFSQDIQAPNDIQQLFDKYTSQDKDLVMMGYIQINN